A region from the Actinomycetota bacterium genome encodes:
- a CDS encoding alkaline phosphatase D family protein yields MPNLVLGPLLRYVGETQATVWVETDAAAQVEVLVSPGGVRGRAPTFRVEAHHYALVLIEGLEPDRVYEYRVELDGQPVWPGTAAAPDGRAFPPSTIRTLHGDHPLRIAFGSCRVSAPHRPPWSLPPSADRKRGKGADALYTFALRMRDADPDVWPDLLLLLGDQIYADDTSDEVQDFIRSRRDVKRPPGLEVADFEEYTRLYWEAWGDPVLRWLLSTVPTAMIFDDHDISDDWNTSAAWVEHMRAMPWWEERITSGLASYWLYQHLGNLSPEDLDDDPVWPKVREAGDATRVLREFAARADQEIEGTRWSYKRDFGRTRLVVIDSRCGRDLEGDRREMIDDDEFAWVEEQATGDFDHLLLATSLPFALAPAVHHLEEWNEAVTAGAWGRPMAWVGEKIRQGIDLEHWAAFNDSFDRLAALIESVAAGHRGRPPGSVVVLSGDVHHTYLAKFTYRGAHAGHGHSPAWQAVCSPLRNPLPRDQRAAHARAFRRPARAVTRWLARLAGVEPDKIAWRVVEGPRFENHLGQLELDGRAAMLRVEQAVTPDGGDGDPYLEPLYDHRLSDGR; encoded by the coding sequence ATGCCGAACCTCGTCCTTGGTCCGCTGCTGCGCTACGTCGGCGAGACGCAGGCCACCGTCTGGGTCGAGACCGACGCCGCCGCCCAGGTCGAGGTGCTGGTCTCCCCGGGCGGGGTGCGCGGCCGCGCGCCCACCTTCCGGGTCGAGGCCCACCACTACGCCCTGGTCCTGATCGAGGGGCTGGAGCCGGACCGGGTCTACGAGTACCGGGTCGAGCTCGACGGCCAGCCGGTGTGGCCGGGGACGGCCGCCGCCCCGGACGGGCGGGCGTTCCCGCCCAGCACCATCCGCACCCTCCACGGCGACCACCCGCTGCGGATCGCGTTCGGGTCCTGCCGGGTCTCCGCCCCCCACCGGCCGCCCTGGAGCCTGCCCCCGAGCGCCGACCGCAAGCGCGGCAAGGGGGCGGACGCCCTGTACACGTTCGCCCTGCGCATGCGCGACGCCGACCCCGACGTCTGGCCCGACCTCCTGCTGCTGCTCGGCGACCAGATCTACGCCGACGACACCTCCGATGAGGTGCAGGACTTCATCCGCTCGCGTCGCGACGTGAAGCGGCCGCCGGGCCTGGAGGTGGCCGACTTCGAGGAGTACACGCGGCTGTACTGGGAGGCCTGGGGCGACCCGGTGCTGCGCTGGCTGCTGTCGACGGTGCCGACGGCCATGATCTTCGACGACCACGACATCAGCGACGACTGGAACACCTCGGCCGCCTGGGTCGAGCACATGCGGGCCATGCCGTGGTGGGAGGAGCGGATCACCAGCGGCCTCGCCTCCTACTGGCTGTACCAGCACCTGGGCAACCTGTCCCCGGAGGACCTGGACGACGACCCGGTCTGGCCCAAGGTGCGGGAGGCGGGCGACGCCACCCGGGTGCTGCGCGAGTTCGCCGCCCGGGCCGACCAGGAGATCGAGGGGACCCGCTGGAGCTACAAGCGCGACTTCGGCCGGACCAGGCTGGTGGTGATCGACTCGCGCTGCGGGCGGGACCTGGAGGGCGACCGCCGCGAGATGATCGACGACGACGAGTTCGCCTGGGTGGAGGAGCAGGCCACCGGCGACTTCGACCACCTGCTGCTGGCCACCTCGCTGCCGTTCGCCCTGGCCCCGGCCGTCCACCACCTCGAGGAGTGGAACGAGGCGGTGACCGCCGGGGCCTGGGGCCGGCCGATGGCCTGGGTGGGGGAGAAGATCCGGCAGGGGATCGACCTGGAGCACTGGGCCGCGTTCAACGACTCCTTCGACCGGCTGGCGGCGCTGATCGAGTCGGTGGCGGCCGGCCACCGGGGCCGGCCCCCCGGGTCGGTGGTGGTCCTGTCCGGCGACGTCCACCACACCTACCTGGCCAAGTTCACCTACCGTGGCGCGCACGCCGGCCACGGCCACAGCCCGGCCTGGCAGGCGGTCTGCTCGCCGCTGCGCAACCCGCTGCCCCGCGACCAGCGGGCCGCCCACGCCAGGGCGTTCCGGCGCCCGGCCCGGGCCGTGACCAGGTGGCTGGCCCGCCTGGCCGGAGTCGAGCCGGACAAGATCGCCTGGCGGGTGGTCGAGGGACCCCGGTTCGAGAACCACCTCGGCCAGCTGGAGCTGGACGGCCGGGCGGCCATGCTCAGGGTCGAGCAGGCCGTCACCCCCGACGGCGGCGACGGCGACCCGTACCTGGAGCCCCTGTACGACCACCGGCTGTCGGAC